One Rosa chinensis cultivar Old Blush chromosome 3, RchiOBHm-V2, whole genome shotgun sequence DNA window includes the following coding sequences:
- the LOC112194057 gene encoding non-specific lipid-transfer protein 3, with product MASSGVVKVVCVVVLFMAALFLGGAKAFLQCPKLVDDLKPCIPYLEEGGTPMAVCCNGIKTIYDKDLATLQDIAKCLEKLITDAFTGTFSRRASGLPRICGILG from the coding sequence ATGGCAAGCTCTGGAGTAGTTAAGGTGGTTTGCGTAGTGGTGTTGTTCATGGCGGCTCTGTTTTTGGGTGGCGCAAAAGCATTCTTACAATGCCCTAAATTAGTCGATGATCTGAAGCCATGCATTCCCTACCTCGAGGAAGGTGGGACTCCCATGGCGGTATGCTGCAACGGGATTAAGACCATCTACGACAAAGATCTGGCCACTCTCCAGGACATTGCTAAGTGTTTGGAGAAATTGATAACTGACGCATTCACCGGTACTTTTTCCAGACGTGCATCAGGGCTTCCCCGCATTTGCGGGATTCTAGGCTAA